Proteins encoded by one window of Sulfurospirillum barnesii SES-3:
- a CDS encoding amidohydrolase: protein MDSIAQRAKSLEKELIETRRFFHQHPETGWFTFFTTVKIIEKLKSYGYTLKMGRDIMVADARQGVGSKEALDEALLRAKKLLCPEEYALLNVMEDGLTGVVAELDTGRPGPCVAFRFDIDAVDVTESKDLAHRPFKEGFRADIDGIAHTCGHDGHITIGLGLAKLISEHKEDFKGVFRFIFQTAEEGTRGAVAMEKAGILKGVDYLLGAHIGFQSKKSGGLICGVNNFLATSKFDVTFHGTSAHAAGAPEEGANALLAAAEAALLMHGITRHSQGITRVNVGVLRAGEGRNVIAPNAFMACETRGVTTELNAFMKEKCMNILEGVSKIHSVGYRVKDVGGTSGGDSSAFITELYEKVALESPFIEKDAIVKTCDFGACEDFAHFMQAVQNQGGQSGYMMIGAKLEAGHHNQCFDFDESCLVTGVDLFLRSAYMLSAK, encoded by the coding sequence ATGGATAGCATTGCACAAAGAGCAAAAAGTTTAGAAAAAGAACTGATAGAGACACGTCGATTTTTTCACCAACACCCTGAAACGGGCTGGTTTACCTTTTTTACCACCGTCAAAATTATTGAAAAACTCAAAAGTTATGGGTACACACTTAAGATGGGACGAGACATTATGGTGGCAGATGCAAGGCAAGGAGTAGGCTCAAAAGAAGCACTGGATGAAGCACTGCTTCGTGCCAAAAAACTGCTCTGTCCTGAAGAGTATGCTCTCTTAAATGTCATGGAAGATGGGCTCACAGGCGTGGTAGCAGAGCTTGACACAGGGCGTCCTGGCCCTTGCGTGGCATTTCGCTTTGACATTGATGCCGTGGATGTTACCGAGAGCAAAGATTTAGCCCACCGCCCGTTTAAAGAGGGATTTCGTGCGGACATTGATGGGATTGCGCATACATGTGGGCATGATGGGCACATTACCATCGGTTTAGGGCTCGCCAAACTCATTAGCGAACACAAAGAGGATTTTAAAGGAGTGTTTCGCTTTATTTTCCAAACGGCTGAGGAGGGAACCAGAGGTGCGGTTGCTATGGAAAAAGCGGGCATTTTAAAGGGAGTCGATTATCTTTTGGGCGCACACATAGGCTTTCAGTCTAAAAAAAGCGGAGGTCTTATTTGCGGAGTTAATAACTTCCTCGCCACTTCCAAATTTGATGTGACGTTTCATGGCACATCTGCCCATGCAGCAGGCGCACCGGAAGAGGGAGCAAACGCGCTTTTAGCTGCCGCAGAAGCCGCCCTTTTAATGCATGGCATTACCCGCCACAGTCAGGGTATTACCCGTGTGAATGTGGGCGTTTTAAGAGCAGGTGAAGGACGCAATGTCATTGCACCCAATGCCTTTATGGCGTGTGAAACCAGAGGCGTGACCACAGAACTCAATGCCTTTATGAAAGAAAAATGCATGAACATCCTAGAGGGAGTCTCAAAAATTCACTCAGTGGGTTACCGTGTAAAAGATGTCGGAGGAACCAGTGGTGGCGATAGTTCAGCGTTTATTACCGAACTTTATGAAAAAGTGGCTCTTGAATCACCGTTCATTGAAAAGGATGCCATCGTGAAAACCTGCGATTTTGGGGCATGCGAAGACTTTGCACATTTTATGCAAGCGGTACAAAATCAAGGGGGACAAAGCGGTTATATGATGATAGGTGCAAAACTTGAAGCAGGACACCATAACCAATGTTTTGACTTTGATGAGAGCTGTTTGGTGACAGGCGTTGATCTCTTTTTACGCTCAGCCTACATGCTTAGCGCCAAATAA
- a CDS encoding dienelactone hydrolase family protein, translating into MPHILLATDIFGYTKAIETLKHRFESLGEVIHILDPYDAKQMNFHDEEQAYKSFNQLCGLESYAKACMQALDACSNEEVVIIGFSMGASAFWKALDGCENAKIKHFFGFYSSQIRHCLDANVLVPCTLIFPQYEKHFDVDEVITKLVKHANITCLKTAYLHGFMNPLSAHYDAQGYATYYQFLENIFHTMRQES; encoded by the coding sequence ATGCCACACATTCTTTTAGCCACCGACATTTTTGGTTACACAAAAGCCATAGAAACACTCAAGCACCGTTTTGAGTCTTTGGGTGAGGTGATACATATTCTTGATCCTTACGATGCAAAGCAGATGAATTTTCACGATGAAGAGCAAGCCTATAAGTCATTTAACCAATTGTGTGGACTTGAAAGCTATGCCAAAGCGTGCATGCAAGCTCTGGATGCATGTTCAAACGAAGAGGTGGTAATAATTGGTTTTAGCATGGGTGCATCGGCGTTTTGGAAAGCGCTTGATGGATGTGAAAACGCCAAAATAAAACACTTTTTTGGGTTTTACTCCTCTCAGATTCGTCATTGCTTAGATGCTAACGTGCTTGTGCCGTGCACACTGATATTTCCACAATATGAAAAACACTTTGACGTAGATGAGGTGATAACAAAGCTTGTAAAACATGCGAACATCACCTGTTTGAAAACAGCGTATTTACATGGCTTTATGAATCCGTTGTCTGCACATTATGATGCCCAAGGGTATGCTACGTATTATCAGTTTTTAGAAAATATTTTCCATACTATGCGTCAGGAAAGCTAA
- a CDS encoding cupin domain-containing protein, with amino-acid sequence MKTDTQFFEAFEHGTLLVEGKSVHLGKLDWWNHPKFEGVALKHLVTSAQSEGAFSFHLVRIAPHKAIQTHVHENELETHEVIGGSGYCIKEGSTFSYATGTMSIFPKKTEHSIHADEKGLYLLAKFFPALC; translated from the coding sequence ATGAAAACAGACACACAATTTTTTGAAGCATTTGAACACGGTACGCTTTTAGTAGAGGGGAAAAGTGTTCATCTAGGAAAACTTGACTGGTGGAATCACCCAAAATTTGAAGGTGTGGCATTAAAGCATCTTGTCACTTCTGCTCAAAGCGAAGGGGCGTTTAGCTTTCATCTAGTACGCATCGCTCCGCATAAAGCCATCCAAACGCATGTCCATGAAAATGAGTTAGAGACACATGAAGTCATCGGTGGCAGTGGGTACTGTATCAAAGAGGGTTCTACATTTTCTTATGCAACAGGAACCATGAGCATTTTTCCTAAAAAGACAGAACACTCCATCCATGCAGATGAAAAGGGTTTATATCTTTTAGCGAAGTTTTTTCCCGCTCTTTGCTAA
- the dcuC gene encoding C4-dicarboxylate transporter DcuC: MEILKIAVALLTIVAVVYFLVKKYDTKLVLLVAGVFMACFALAPMKAFESFSKVMVSGGLIQAICSVLGFAAVLKMTGCDKHLVALLGNVLKRAGIFLVPVATLLTFAINIALPSAAGCAAAVGAIFIPLLIHSGVRPAMAAAAVFSGTYGSMLSPGLSHNPFVADLAKVTVLDVINTHKFATISSIVVASIAIGLLAIYLKEHKGYVSEDKDFHIDTSFKINPLFALVNIIPLAILVVGFTGWVPMLKMGVPEAMLIGAFLAVIITRTNPTKVSEGFFNGMGGAYGQIFGIIIAATVFVSGLQALGAVDAFISVLISNPSMASIGATVGPFLLAVVTGSGDAAAFAFNKAVTPFAVEFGTTIERMGSLAALSGAIGRTMSPLAGAAIICAGFAKVSTLDMVKRTALGMILALTTAYFMLAF; this comes from the coding sequence ATGGAGATATTAAAGATTGCAGTCGCCCTACTCACCATAGTGGCAGTCGTCTATTTTTTAGTCAAAAAATACGACACAAAACTCGTACTTTTGGTTGCAGGTGTTTTTATGGCATGTTTTGCCCTAGCGCCGATGAAAGCGTTTGAATCCTTTTCAAAAGTGATGGTCTCAGGTGGGCTCATTCAAGCGATTTGTTCGGTTCTAGGTTTTGCCGCTGTGCTTAAAATGACAGGATGCGACAAACATTTAGTCGCCCTGCTTGGTAACGTCTTAAAACGTGCAGGCATTTTTCTGGTTCCAGTAGCAACCCTACTGACCTTTGCCATTAACATCGCCCTTCCCTCAGCAGCAGGCTGTGCGGCGGCAGTGGGTGCGATTTTTATTCCTTTATTGATTCACTCAGGCGTACGTCCTGCTATGGCTGCAGCTGCTGTGTTTAGTGGAACGTATGGTAGTATGCTAAGCCCAGGGCTTTCGCACAACCCTTTTGTGGCGGATTTGGCAAAAGTGACGGTATTGGATGTTATCAATACCCACAAATTTGCGACGATTAGCAGTATTGTTGTAGCATCCATTGCCATTGGACTCTTAGCCATTTATCTTAAAGAGCACAAAGGGTATGTTTCTGAAGATAAAGACTTCCACATTGATACCAGCTTCAAAATTAACCCTCTTTTTGCGCTTGTGAACATCATTCCATTGGCAATTTTGGTGGTTGGTTTTACAGGATGGGTGCCTATGCTTAAAATGGGTGTGCCTGAAGCGATGCTTATTGGTGCTTTTTTAGCGGTCATCATCACACGTACCAACCCCACAAAAGTTTCAGAAGGTTTCTTTAATGGTATGGGTGGAGCGTATGGACAAATCTTTGGTATTATCATCGCTGCTACTGTTTTTGTTTCAGGACTTCAAGCCTTAGGTGCGGTTGATGCTTTTATTTCCGTTTTAATTTCCAATCCTAGCATGGCATCCATTGGCGCAACCGTTGGACCTTTTTTACTGGCTGTGGTGACAGGTTCAGGCGATGCTGCAGCCTTTGCGTTTAACAAAGCCGTCACGCCATTTGCGGTGGAGTTTGGAACAACGATAGAGCGTATGGGCTCTTTAGCCGCCCTTAGTGGTGCTATTGGTCGCACGATGTCACCGCTTGCAGGCGCTGCCATTATTTGTGCGGGCTTTGCGAAAGTCTCTACCCTTGATATGGTTAAACGTACCGCTTTAGGTATGATTTTAGCTCTTACAACTGCCTATTTTATGCTCGCATTTTAA
- a CDS encoding EAL domain-containing protein, whose protein sequence is MERAHIATLRQLSKEMRLLYIEHDEHAKESATHLFSKFFDHVIMAQDGKEGLSLYLRHHSTIDLIITTLNLPFMHGVELIEKIRKHNPDIAIIVLSELHEAHHFPKTVDCGVDGYLFKPLSLSQFGATLGKLLEKMSLKKEHAKKSLLLQQYENITNLSAIISKSDPQGRITYVNEQFCRISGYSEEELLGKNHNIIRHPDVPKSTFEELWHTIKEEKKTWQGIVKNRNKNGESYYVKTTIQPILNAHGDIEEYISLRHDVTAIMSDKKQLFDFLEANKLSVLILVQIEDYAILEKFYNKSSVEKIESAFYKALLYLMPSMCGFQKVYFLENGLYAFVIDRRTCQATREELYETLERFLANVKEYVVRIDGIEYDISVVCSYTYGVFKIFEDAKIGIDHAMASKKPIVYADGLNDIEYDNALRNIETLYMIKTAIDNQKIISYFQPIINNQTQEIEKYESLVRLVNEEGKLLSPACFLDVAKKGRYSNKITKIVLNNSFEALHKVPNASISINLSMQDIEQESILEHIHSLLQIYKKHAPRLIFEILESENMKDINAIKRFIQDVKAQGVKIAIDDFGTGYSNFERLLFFEPDILKIDGSLIKNIHTNEVNQNIVETIILFAKKQKLSTVAEYVENEIIYKMVRDMGIDYSQGYYFGKPKHL, encoded by the coding sequence GTGGAAAGAGCACACATTGCAACACTGAGGCAATTGAGCAAGGAGATGCGTCTTTTATACATTGAGCATGATGAACATGCTAAAGAGAGTGCCACACACCTCTTTTCAAAATTTTTTGACCATGTAATAATGGCGCAAGATGGCAAGGAGGGACTCAGTCTTTACCTACGCCACCACAGCACCATTGACTTAATTATTACCACCTTAAATCTTCCGTTTATGCATGGTGTGGAGCTTATTGAGAAGATTCGCAAGCACAATCCAGATATAGCTATTATTGTCCTATCTGAATTGCATGAAGCGCACCATTTTCCTAAAACGGTTGATTGTGGGGTGGATGGCTACCTCTTTAAACCTTTAAGCCTTAGCCAATTTGGTGCGACTCTGGGAAAACTCCTTGAGAAAATGAGTCTAAAAAAAGAACACGCAAAAAAAAGCCTCTTGCTCCAACAATATGAAAACATCACCAACCTTAGTGCCATTATCTCCAAAAGTGACCCGCAAGGGCGCATCACCTATGTTAATGAGCAATTTTGCCGTATTTCTGGCTACAGCGAAGAAGAATTGCTTGGCAAAAATCATAATATTATTCGTCACCCTGATGTGCCTAAAAGCACCTTTGAAGAGTTGTGGCATACCATTAAAGAGGAGAAAAAAACATGGCAGGGCATTGTTAAAAATCGCAACAAGAATGGTGAAAGTTATTATGTGAAAACAACCATTCAGCCGATTTTAAATGCACACGGTGACATCGAAGAGTATATTTCCTTGCGCCATGATGTTACTGCGATTATGAGCGATAAAAAACAGCTCTTTGATTTTTTAGAAGCCAATAAACTCTCCGTCTTAATTCTGGTACAAATTGAAGATTATGCGATTTTGGAAAAATTTTACAACAAAAGCAGTGTGGAAAAAATAGAAAGCGCTTTTTACAAAGCCCTCTTATACCTTATGCCTTCCATGTGTGGCTTTCAAAAAGTCTATTTTTTGGAAAATGGGCTCTATGCTTTTGTGATAGATAGACGCACATGTCAAGCCACCAGAGAAGAACTGTATGAGACCCTAGAGCGCTTTCTTGCCAATGTCAAAGAGTATGTTGTTCGAATCGATGGCATTGAATATGACATCTCCGTGGTGTGCAGTTACACCTATGGGGTTTTTAAGATTTTTGAAGATGCTAAGATTGGTATTGACCATGCAATGGCTAGCAAAAAGCCCATTGTCTATGCCGATGGGCTCAATGACATCGAATACGACAATGCTCTGCGCAATATTGAAACGCTCTATATGATTAAAACGGCTATTGATAACCAAAAAATTATCTCCTATTTTCAGCCTATTATTAACAACCAAACCCAAGAAATCGAAAAATACGAATCGCTTGTGCGCCTCGTCAATGAAGAGGGAAAACTTCTCTCCCCTGCTTGTTTTTTAGATGTTGCCAAAAAAGGACGCTACTCCAATAAAATCACTAAAATTGTGCTCAACAACTCTTTTGAAGCACTGCATAAAGTTCCTAATGCTTCCATTTCTATTAATCTTTCCATGCAAGATATTGAGCAAGAGAGCATTCTTGAGCATATTCACTCCCTTTTGCAAATCTACAAAAAGCACGCTCCTCGGCTTATTTTTGAGATTTTAGAGAGTGAAAATATGAAAGATATAAACGCTATTAAACGCTTTATCCAGGATGTGAAAGCACAAGGGGTTAAAATTGCGATTGATGACTTTGGAACAGGCTATTCCAATTTTGAGCGCTTGCTCTTTTTTGAACCTGATATTTTAAAAATTGATGGTAGCTTAATCAAGAACATCCACACCAATGAAGTGAACCAGAATATTGTCGAAACAATCATTTTATTTGCCAAAAAACAAAAACTCTCAACCGTTGCGGAGTATGTCGAAAATGAAATTATCTACAAAATGGTACGTGATATGGGAATTGATTATTCGCAAGGGTATTATTTTGGAAAACCTAAACACTTATAG
- the dbpA gene encoding ATP-dependent RNA helicase DbpA, which translates to MKTHTPHPFNHLIHHPSMLETLERLGYQRMTPIQEASLPLALEGRDVVAQAKTGSGKTAAFGLPLLLSLHVNSMRIQSVVLCPTRELAEQVSNELRRLAQFTHNIKIVTLCGGTRFVPQCINLEHGAHIVVGTPGRILQHLQEKTIDFSHIKTLVLDEADRMLDMGFYEDIEKIIAKMPSKRQTLLFSATFPKEIERMCKEVQNDALHVSIEEEAHTSPNITQVCYKVEASEKEKALKGVLLQSDAKSVIIFCKTKIGVAELQGYLLDEGFDALSLHGDLEQIDRDEHLLLFANGSAQILVATDLASRGLDVKDVEMVINYELPQTMEIYTHRIGRTGRMDKEGMAVSFVTPREESFFEELTEANFAFTCKSIGDLNPTQTKPKKALYITLCIDAGKKHKMRAGDILGTLTKDLGLEANVIGKIDILEKFSYVAIAREYADKAFDGLCATTIKNRRFKIWKLG; encoded by the coding sequence ATGAAAACACATACACCTCACCCATTTAATCATCTGATTCACCATCCATCCATGTTAGAAACACTAGAACGTCTAGGCTATCAGCGTATGACACCCATTCAAGAAGCCTCATTGCCTCTTGCTTTAGAGGGACGTGACGTTGTTGCACAAGCCAAAACAGGCAGTGGAAAGACCGCTGCATTTGGACTACCTTTGCTTTTGAGCTTACATGTAAACTCCATGCGCATCCAATCAGTGGTGCTGTGTCCCACACGAGAGCTTGCCGAACAAGTCAGCAATGAATTACGACGTTTGGCGCAATTTACCCATAATATTAAAATTGTCACGCTCTGTGGCGGGACTCGTTTTGTGCCTCAGTGCATCAACCTCGAGCATGGTGCGCACATCGTAGTAGGAACTCCAGGGCGCATTTTGCAACATTTGCAAGAAAAAACCATTGACTTTTCGCATATCAAAACACTCGTTCTTGATGAAGCCGATCGTATGCTTGACATGGGCTTTTACGAAGACATCGAGAAGATTATCGCCAAAATGCCAAGTAAGCGTCAAACCTTGCTCTTCTCCGCTACTTTTCCCAAAGAGATTGAGCGTATGTGCAAGGAAGTGCAAAATGACGCTTTACATGTAAGCATCGAAGAAGAAGCGCACACGTCACCCAATATCACACAAGTCTGCTATAAGGTAGAGGCAAGTGAAAAAGAAAAAGCACTCAAAGGCGTTTTACTGCAAAGCGATGCCAAGTCGGTCATCATCTTTTGCAAAACCAAAATAGGCGTGGCGGAACTTCAAGGCTATCTGTTAGATGAAGGCTTTGACGCACTCTCTTTGCATGGCGATTTAGAGCAAATCGACCGTGACGAACACCTCTTACTTTTTGCCAACGGAAGTGCGCAAATCTTAGTTGCTACAGACCTTGCCTCTCGTGGGCTGGACGTCAAAGATGTCGAGATGGTCATCAACTACGAACTCCCTCAAACGATGGAAATCTACACCCATCGCATTGGTCGAACAGGACGCATGGACAAAGAAGGCATGGCAGTAAGTTTTGTCACACCACGAGAAGAGAGCTTTTTTGAAGAGCTTACAGAGGCGAATTTTGCCTTTACATGTAAAAGCATTGGCGACTTAAATCCAACCCAAACAAAACCCAAAAAAGCCCTCTATATCACGCTTTGCATTGACGCAGGCAAAAAGCACAAAATGCGTGCTGGTGACATCTTAGGAACGCTGACCAAAGACTTAGGTTTGGAAGCAAATGTTATCGGTAAAATCGACATCTTAGAAAAATTCTCCTACGTCGCCATAGCCAGAGAATACGCTGATAAAGCGTTTGATGGGCTGTGTGCTACGACCATTAAAAATCGACGGTTTAAGATATGGAAGTTGGGGTAA
- a CDS encoding helix-turn-helix transcriptional regulator, with the protein MKKVLKPYIALCDAIAKLFYPNVEVVMHDLEAKKLIHIVNAFSKRRVGDVMLSELKDFNSIKENWVGPYDKTSSEGKRLKAVSIIVRDVEEKPIGMICINYNTEPIETLFESLKGFLHVNDSEPKPAVLFSQSWREHTDETIEKYLSAKNIALSGLSSDDKKELVIFLEREGIFAIRNVVGYICSVLNVSKATIYNWLKVVRA; encoded by the coding sequence ATGAAAAAAGTACTCAAACCCTACATCGCCTTGTGCGACGCCATAGCCAAACTCTTTTACCCCAATGTCGAAGTCGTCATGCACGATTTGGAAGCGAAAAAACTCATTCACATTGTCAATGCCTTCTCCAAACGCCGCGTCGGTGATGTGATGCTGAGTGAGCTCAAAGATTTCAACAGCATCAAAGAGAACTGGGTTGGACCGTATGATAAAACCAGCAGTGAGGGCAAACGCCTCAAAGCGGTGAGCATCATCGTGCGAGACGTGGAGGAAAAGCCCATTGGAATGATCTGCATCAACTACAACACAGAGCCCATCGAAACGCTCTTCGAGTCGCTCAAAGGCTTTTTACATGTAAACGACTCTGAGCCTAAACCTGCGGTACTTTTTTCACAAAGTTGGAGAGAACACACCGATGAGACGATAGAAAAATACTTAAGCGCTAAAAACATCGCCCTATCGGGTCTTTCAAGCGACGATAAAAAAGAGTTGGTCATTTTTTTAGAACGTGAAGGCATCTTCGCCATTCGCAATGTCGTAGGGTATATCTGCTCGGTTTTAAATGTCTCAAAGGCTACGATTTATAATTGGTTGAAGGTGGTGAGAGCTTAA
- a CDS encoding phosphatidylserine decarboxylase, translating to MQRYPKFKSSIASRLFGVFASKEFPTSVQTIINKSYVSMMRVDLGEFEEADHYKSLNKLFTRPFKTKRLFSMNEQTLISPCDSLISAYGKIEHSLALQIKGFTYSVRELLGDYIAKKEKDRLEGGDFVNFYLSPRDYHRYHVPLEMRVAKAVHIPGKLYPVNFKWLRKIEGLFVENERVVLECYTKENQLFYMVFVGALNVGKMAFNFDKTIQTNAKGNLQQCYSYDNLWLKKGEELGMFEMGSTIVMLFEKESISLELESVSHVKFGQTLGALRGKSTHCNTEAIEQGDASFIH from the coding sequence ATGCAACGTTATCCAAAATTTAAAAGTTCTATTGCGTCTCGCCTTTTTGGCGTTTTTGCGTCAAAAGAGTTCCCAACTTCTGTGCAAACCATTATTAACAAAAGTTATGTTTCCATGATGCGTGTGGATTTGGGTGAATTTGAAGAGGCAGACCACTACAAAAGTTTGAACAAACTTTTTACACGTCCCTTTAAAACCAAACGCCTTTTTAGTATGAATGAACAAACACTGATTTCTCCTTGCGATAGCCTTATCAGTGCGTATGGAAAAATTGAACATTCCCTTGCCCTTCAAATTAAAGGCTTTACCTACAGTGTTCGTGAACTTTTAGGTGATTATATTGCTAAAAAAGAGAAAGACCGCCTTGAGGGTGGTGATTTTGTAAACTTTTACCTCTCGCCTCGTGATTACCATCGTTACCACGTTCCTCTTGAAATGCGTGTGGCTAAGGCAGTGCATATTCCAGGTAAACTCTACCCTGTCAATTTTAAGTGGCTTCGAAAAATTGAAGGACTTTTTGTGGAAAATGAGCGTGTCGTTTTAGAGTGCTACACCAAAGAAAATCAACTTTTTTACATGGTTTTTGTAGGGGCATTAAATGTTGGTAAAATGGCATTTAACTTTGATAAAACCATCCAAACCAATGCCAAAGGAAACCTTCAACAGTGCTATAGCTATGACAATCTTTGGCTTAAAAAAGGTGAAGAGTTAGGCATGTTTGAGATGGGCTCAACCATCGTCATGCTCTTTGAAAAAGAATCCATTTCCCTTGAACTAGAAAGCGTTTCGCACGTTAAATTTGGACAAACATTAGGAGCATTACGTGGAAAGAGCACACATTGCAACACTGAGGCAATTGAGCAAGGAGATGCGTCTTTTATACATTGA
- a CDS encoding helix-turn-helix domain-containing protein has protein sequence MIYYCKTAYADLEFIVLKEAIFSYPRHNHISSYTIGIVQNGALSLCSNGEKKVYKKDMSFTINPYDVHEIESLEVYDMIVLSLKRNFLKSYELLEAQVIVGRYARILEEMEYLEESHGALFDDILRGVYAHCDSMHEKHRTLDRIKTFLEEYPEVQIDGEHLSRYSALSKYHFIRKFDENVGMTPHKFHIQNRVRKAKGLIENSTSMTDVGLSAGFYDQSHFIRHFKKLFQISPSSYKAACLDLDALAKSGKKLR, from the coding sequence ATGATCTATTATTGTAAAACGGCATATGCTGATTTAGAATTTATTGTTTTAAAAGAGGCGATTTTTTCATATCCCAGACACAATCATATCTCCAGTTATACCATAGGTATTGTTCAAAATGGCGCACTTTCTCTTTGTTCTAATGGTGAAAAAAAGGTGTATAAAAAAGATATGTCTTTTACCATCAATCCTTATGATGTCCATGAAATAGAAAGTTTAGAAGTGTATGATATGATAGTCTTAAGTCTAAAAAGGAATTTTTTAAAATCTTATGAACTGCTTGAAGCACAAGTGATTGTTGGTCGGTATGCACGTATTTTAGAGGAGATGGAATACTTAGAAGAGAGCCATGGTGCGCTTTTTGATGATATATTGCGTGGGGTGTATGCGCATTGTGATTCTATGCATGAAAAACACCGCACGCTTGATAGAATTAAAACCTTTTTAGAAGAGTACCCAGAAGTTCAGATTGATGGTGAACATTTATCACGGTATAGTGCTCTGAGCAAATACCATTTTATACGCAAGTTTGATGAAAATGTCGGGATGACACCGCATAAATTTCACATTCAAAATCGTGTACGAAAAGCGAAAGGTTTGATAGAAAACAGTACGTCGATGACCGATGTGGGTTTGAGTGCAGGATTTTATGACCAAAGCCACTTTATAAGGCATTTTAAAAAACTTTTTCAAATTTCTCCCTCGTCTTATAAAGCAGCGTGTCTTGATTTGGATGCGTTAGCAAAGAGCGGGAAAAAACTTCGCTAA
- a CDS encoding M20 family metallo-hydrolase, translated as MINATRLSEEIKTISRFGALPQGGITRLAFSKEEAHAREYVKTLMQAVGMTIREDAIGNIFGRIEGELPLPAVAIGSHLDSVPLGGCFDGTLGVMCGLEAIRAIKEQKISHKRPFELIIFSCEESSRFNMATVGSKVMAGKLSTEALENLKDKEGISLYEAAKEFGCAVETMDNATLPPDTFYAYLELHIEQGPVLENKNIPVGIVTGIAAPIRYALTLQGRADHSGATPMNMRADALACAAEIILHVENVAKEKAGETTVATVGFANATPGVLNVIPGSVSLGIDIRDIDHANLEKAALLIEKGIEKITHDRGLIYTLKVLTHDIPVSLDKKIIETLENEAKKLHIPTLKLPSGAGHDAMHMPYVSTHTGMVFVPCKEGISHNIAEEVNMDDVMYATEVITKTLITLANEG; from the coding sequence ATGATAAATGCAACACGTCTCAGTGAGGAGATAAAGACCATTAGCCGTTTTGGAGCCCTCCCTCAAGGAGGCATTACCCGTTTGGCTTTCTCCAAAGAGGAAGCCCACGCACGTGAGTATGTCAAAACACTCATGCAAGCCGTGGGTATGACTATTCGTGAAGATGCCATTGGCAATATTTTTGGGCGTATTGAGGGGGAACTTCCCCTGCCTGCCGTTGCCATTGGCTCTCACTTAGATAGCGTTCCTTTGGGTGGCTGTTTTGATGGCACGCTAGGGGTGATGTGCGGTCTTGAAGCCATTCGTGCCATTAAAGAGCAGAAAATTTCTCATAAACGTCCGTTTGAGCTCATTATTTTCTCCTGCGAAGAGTCTAGCCGTTTTAACATGGCAACCGTGGGAAGCAAAGTCATGGCAGGCAAACTCTCCACAGAGGCGCTTGAAAACCTGAAAGACAAAGAGGGAATCAGCCTTTATGAAGCAGCTAAGGAGTTTGGATGTGCGGTTGAGACGATGGACAATGCCACACTTCCTCCAGATACCTTTTATGCCTACTTAGAATTGCACATAGAACAAGGCCCTGTGTTGGAGAACAAAAATATTCCTGTGGGCATTGTCACAGGCATTGCTGCCCCCATTCGCTACGCCTTAACCCTGCAAGGCAGAGCTGACCACTCAGGGGCAACACCCATGAACATGCGCGCTGACGCACTTGCGTGTGCGGCGGAAATTATTTTACATGTAGAAAATGTTGCCAAAGAAAAAGCGGGTGAAACCACCGTAGCAACGGTAGGCTTTGCCAATGCAACTCCTGGTGTGCTGAATGTCATTCCAGGCAGTGTGAGTTTGGGTATTGATATTCGAGATATTGACCATGCAAATCTTGAAAAAGCAGCCTTATTGATTGAAAAAGGTATCGAAAAAATTACGCACGATAGGGGTCTGATTTATACCCTCAAAGTGCTCACCCATGACATACCTGTAAGCCTCGATAAAAAAATCATAGAAACCCTTGAAAATGAAGCAAAAAAACTTCACATTCCAACCCTAAAACTTCCAAGCGGAGCAGGACACGATGCGATGCATATGCCTTATGTTTCAACGCATACAGGGATGGTCTTTGTGCCGTGCAAAGAGGGCATTAGCCACAATATCGCTGAAGAAGTGAATATGGATGATGTTATGTACGCTACAGAAGTGATTACTAAAACCCTCATTACCTTAGCAAACGAAGGATAA